DNA sequence from the Arthrobacter jinronghuae genome:
TGCCTGATCGCACAAGGATTCGAGCGTGCTATCCGTCATAGCGGAAAAATCCGGGAAAAGGTCAATCGAAACAATGGGACGTTGGGTCATTGAGTGTCCTAAACAGAGGAACCCGGGCCCGCGTCTAAACCAAGGGATTACAACACTAGCGTGTTCGCGCCCCGGTGTAAATGCGGCCAGTGCGGGGACAAGTTCGATTAGATTGAGCCCATGGAAAATGACACGCGCGTGGAACCGCCCGAGGCAGCAGGCGAACGTGAGACCCTGATCGGTTTCCTGGACTACTTCCGGGCCACAGTCCACCTGAAGGCGGCAGGACTCAGCGACGCCGACGGAGCCAAGCAGCTGCTGCCCTCGCTGACAACGGTCTCGGGACTCGTGCAGCACCTGACCGACGTCGAGCGGCTCTGGTTCCAGGACCGGATCGACGGGCAGCAGGGGGTGCCGCTCCGTTGGTCGGCAGAGGATCCCGACGGTGAGTTCCGTGTTTCCGAGTCAGACAGCCTGGTCCGGCTCCTTGCCGATTATGAGGCGGCCTGCGGCCAGTCGCGCGAAGTGCTGGCACGGTATGGACTGGAGGACCGCTGCCGGGGCGGCAGCAAGGGACAGAGCGTGCGCTGGGTCCTGGTCCATATGATCGAGGAAACCAGCAGGCACTGCGGGCACCTGGACATACTGCGCGAGCTGCTGGACGGCTCCACCGGCGACTAGTCCGACAGGACAGCGCTGTCCGAAGCTGACCGCGTCCAGTAGTGCATCTTGACCAGCGCACCGCGCTGGCGTTGCTGCTCGGTCCGCACCGGATGGAAGCCGGCCCGGCGCGCAACCGCCTCGCTCAGGCTGTTTCCGTAAATGGTGCGCAGGGCGACCTCTGGGATGCCGCTGGCCAGTGCCCAGTCGCTGAGTCCGCGGGTGGCGGCAGTGGCGGCGCCCCGGCCGCGCCCGGAGGGCAACAGTGCATACATAAGCTCCGGCGTGCCGTCCATGGTGGAGGAGATTCCCGCTGTGCCCAGCACCTCCCCGCCCTGCCGCAGCGAATACCGTGCCAAGAGGCTCTCGCCGCGTGCTTCCGCTGCGCGGTCCATCCGGGAGCGGGCTCGATCGTCGCTGAGGTCCGGCGGGAAGAGGGTCCAGCGGATGACGTCGTCGTCCCTGGACAAGGCCTGGTCGAGGCGCCAGTCCGCAGCCGTAAGGATGTGGAGGGTGAATCTCCCCACCTGGAGCGTATCCGGGGTCGATGTGAGAAGCGGCATCCGTCATTATTGCGCTCGAGGACGCAGCTACCCAACCCTTAGGCAGGCTCAGCGTGTCCAGCCACGGGAATTGCTTCAACCAGAGTCTTTAGCCCGGCGTAGATACCCGGTGTGTCATGTTCCACGGAGGTGGCAGAGGCACCGTGCAGCCCGGTGATGCGCACAGTCAGGTCACATCCGTCTCCGGTTTGCTGCAAGGTGTATTCGAGGACGCCGGGGGCTTCGCCGGCCACCGTTCCATCCCACTGCGGGTTGAAAGTCAGTGCCAGGCGTACGGGTGCCTCCACTGCAAGGACTGTCCCGGTGATCAGGTCCTCACCGTCGTACTGGAAGGCATAGGAACTGCCCTCGGCCAGCGATCCGATCAGGACAGAGTCCCACATCCAGGCCCTGGGAATGTCGGTGGCAGTCAACTCCGCCCAGACCCGGCCGGGAGGGGCTGCAACATGTGTGCGGTAAATTGTCTCGTCCATAGTGGATCCGCTTTCCTGTGGGGCGGCACTTCCAGGTGCCGTAGCGGTTGACAATAATCCATACATGACTGCACCGCTATCCCTTCGCCGACGTACTGTCGAGGACCTGGAAACCATCATCAACTGGATTCCCGACGACGCCGCCCTTTTGATGTTCACCGGTCCCCGGATGGCCTGGCCGCCTACCGGCGAGCAGTTCGCGGACCTGGCTGCCGTGCCGGGACTTACCCCGTGGGTTCTGTGTGCCGGGCGCACACCAGCGTTCGGTCAGGCCGAACTTCGGGTAGAGAACGGGACCGCGCATATAGCGCGGGTCATCATTGACCCGTTGCTCCGCGGGCGGGGCCTCTCGCAGCAGCTGATACGGCTGGTGCTGGATCAGGCGTGCGCACAGGGTGCCCGGAGCGCGCGGCTGAAGGTCACCAAGGGGAACACGGTCGCCCTGCGTGCCTACCGACGGCTGGGGTTCGTGATCGACCCGCGCGCGGAAACCGCTCAGGCTTGGGTGCTTGAACTGGATCTGGGGCAGCCGGCAGTTACGGGCTAGGAAAGCGTAGTCCGGCGTTTAGCGGCGCCGGCCACGAGCCGGTTGCTCCCCTCCGGAATTGTCCTCAGCCTGCTTTTCCTCCAGCGGATCAGGATCGAGGAAAGCCACGGTGAGGACGGCCGCGGTCTGCTCGATCTGCCACTCGCGGGCGCCGAGTGCGCGCAGGGCAGCACCCACTGTCTCCAGATTAATCTCGGCAGGCGGCCGCCAGGCCAGACGCCGCAGATGGTCCGGAGTGAGCAGGTTCTCCAGCGGCAGGTTCAGCTTCTCCGCCAGGGCGGTGAGCCGCGGCTTGGCGGTCTGCAGGCGGGCGGCGGCAGCCGGATCATTCTTGGCCCAGACGCGGGGAGGCGGCGGGGCGTGGGTAGGAATATGCAGCGGGGGCAGGTCCGCGGAAGAGCGCGCCGCAGAGATGCAGCGGAGCCACCGGGGCGCCTCCTTCTGCGCGGCACGGCCGTGGAAGCCGGGGGTCTTGAGCAGCTGCGGCACCGTCGTCGGCATGGCCCGGGCGGCGGCGACAATGGCCGAATCCGGAATCAGCCGGCCGGGTGCGGTGTCCCGCAGTTCGGCAAGATGCTCGCGCTCGGTCCAGAGTTCGCGCACGGCGGCCAGCTGGCGGCGGTCCCGAAGTTGGTGCATCCCGGAGGTGCGGCGCCAGGGGTCCACGCGCGGGGGTGCCGGCGGAGCCGTACGGATGGCTTCGAATTCCTCTTCGGCCAGTTCCAGCTTGCCGGCTTCCTCCAGCACACGGATCAGTTCCAGGCGCAGCTCGGCGAGGACCTCGACGTCGAGCGCGGCGTAGCGCAGCCACGGTTCGGGCAGCGGACGGGTGGACCAGTCCGCAGCCGAGTGCTCCTTGGCCAGCGAGAAGCCGAGCAGGGTTTCGATGACGGCGGCCAGGCCCACCCGGGGCAGGCCGGCGAGGCGCGCCGCAAGTTCGGTGTCGAAGAGCTTGTCGGGCCACATGCCCAGCGCCGAAAGGCAGGGCAGGTCCTGCGTCGCGGCGTGCAGGATCCATTCGACGCCGCTCAGGGCCTCGTTGATGATGCGCAGGTCACCGAAGGCTTCCGGATCGATCAGCCAGGTACCGGCGCCTTCGCGGCGGATCTGGACCAGGAACGCGCGCTGGCCGTAGCGGAATCCGGAGGCGCGTTCGGCGTCGACGCCGGCCGGCCCGGTTCCCGCAGCCAGGGCGGCTGCGGCCCGTTCGAGGCCGCGCTGGGAATCAATGACCAGCGGCACACCGTCCCGCGGCATTTCCAGCACCGGAATCGGCTGCGGCTCCGGTTGTTCCCCGGCTGGGTCGGGTGTGGTGCTGGACTGATTTTCGGTCTTGCCGGGTATGTGCGCGGTCATAAGGATTCCATTCTACCGAGGAAGGCCGTGGCTGCGGACAGCAGGGACAGCCGCCGGGTCCGCCGCCGCGGCAGGTGCGCGCTCAGCTCCGGCGTCGGCCGGGAAGGGGCGTAACGCCGTCGGGCAGCGGGGGCAGGCCGGCGAAGGTGCATACCATGTCTGACCAGGCTTCCAGATGGGACTGCACGTCGGCGTCGGCCGGGGTCCAGGAGGCGCGGAGCTCTATGTCGATCGAATCGTCCCGGCGCTCGAGGGTTCCGTAACTCTCCGACAGCACCCGAGTGGCCGTTCCGCCGGCCATGGAATACCGGGCATCGTGCTGCTCCAGCGCTTCCACCAGCCAGGTCCAGGCGACTGAGCCAAGCAGTTGGTCATTGCCCATGTCCGGTTCCAGCTCGGCGCGGATATAGGTGACGATGCGGAAGGTGCCGTTCCAGACCGGGGAACCTGCGGGATCGTGGAGCAGTATGAAGCGTCCGGTGGCCAGCTCAAGTTGATCGGGGACCGGCGGGGCTGCGGGTCCGTGCAGGCTGCCGGGACCGACAGGTCCGGGAGCGAGCACCTCGGCGCCGAGTGAGACGGCATACGGGGCCAGGCGCGTGGGTGCCGGGATTTCTTCCAGCTTCAGCTCCGCCCGGCAGGCCGCCCGGCGCAGGGCGCCGAGCGCGGTCAGGAAATCCGGGGGTACCTGGGACAGGTCACCTATTGCACTCACCTCCGCAGACTACTGGCTGTGCAGCGCCGGGGGCGGGGCAGGCTCGCCGCTGTGGCCGTTTCGTTACCTGCCGTCCGCTCCGCGCCAGCGGCCGGACGGCAGGCAACATCGGCTTAGCGTGCGGCCAGCGGTGCCGGATCCGCAGCGACTTCGCGGGCAATGGCCGCAGCGAAGGCATCAACATCATCCTCGGAGGTATCGAAGGTGCACATCCAGCGCACCTCACCGGTGGACTGGTCCCAGTCGTAGAACCGGAAGTCGCCGCGCAACCGGTCGGCGACCCCGGCGGGCAGCTTGGCGAAGACAGCGTTGACCTGGCTGGGCTGGGTGATTTCCACCCCGTCGATCTGCTCGACGGCGGCCCGGAGCCGGCTCGCCATGGCATTCGCGTGCGAGGCTGACCGGTGCCACAGGTCCGTACCGTACAGGGTGATGAACTGGGCGGAGATGAACCGCATCTTGGAGGCCAGCTGCATGTTCATCTTGCGCAGGTAGTCCAGTCCGGGGGAGGCCTCGGGGTCGAAGGTGATGATGCATTCGCCGTACATCATCCCGTTCTTGGTGCCGCCCAGGGAGAGGATGTCCACACCGGCGTCGGCCGTCATCTCCTTGAAGGACACGCCCAGCGCTGCGGCGGCGTTGCCCAGGCGCGCGCCGTCCATGTGCAGCTTCATGCCGCGTGCGTGGATGTGGTCCGCGATGGCGGCGATTTCCTCCACCGTGTACAGCGTGCCGAGCTCGGTGGACTGGGTGATGGACACGGCCAGCGGCTGGGCACGGTGCTCGTCGCCCCAGCCCCACGCCTCGCGGTCGATCAGCTCGGGGGTGAGCTTGCCGTCGTCGGTGGGGATGCCCAGCAGCTTCATGCCGCCGATCCGCTCCGGGGCGCCGTTTTCGTCCACGTTGATGTGCGCCGTCGTCGGGCAGATGACGGCACCCCAGCGGGGCAGCAGTGACTGCAGGGCGATAACGTTCGCGCCGGTGCCGTTGAAGACGGGGAACGCACGGATGTGCTTGCCGAACTGGTCGGTCAGAACCTCGCGCAGCTTGGCGGTGTACACATCTTCGCCGTAGGCCACCTGATGGCCCTGGTTCGCGGCGGTGAGCGCCGCGAGAATTTCCGGATGGACACCGGAGTAGTTGTCGGAAGCAAAAGCCTTAATTGCGGTGTCGTGCAGGGGGAGTATGTCAGTCACGGTTCCTAGTATCTCTTACCTTGATGTAGTTCAGGTCACTTCTCCGGGGAGAGGTGAATCCGCTGCCCGTTGACCTCGGCGGCGTCCTGCTGGAAGAGCCGGACGACGGCGGCGGCCAGGTCTGCGACGTCGGTGTAGCCGGGGAACCGGCGGTCCGGGGCAGCGGCGCGCTGTGCGGAGTCCACCAGTGCCTTGACCACGAAGACGACGGCGGCGGAGCGCTGGGGTTCCGGGTTTTCCTTCCGTCCGGACTGGGCGCTGCGGAAACCCGCGGCGATGGCCCGGACCCATGCTTCGGCCGCGGCTTTGGCAGCCGCGTATCCTGCTCCGGCAGCTGTGGGGGACTCCACCGCCGTGGAGGAAACGATCGCCAGCCGTCCGTCCGGGGAGGCCTCGAGCTGGTCGTAGAAGCTGCGGCTGACATTGCGCAGGGTGCGCAGGATGTTCGTTTCCAGGAAGTCCCAGTCCGCCTCGCTCTGGGAACCGATGCCGGTACCGGCGTGCCAGCCGCCCACGAGGTGGATCAGGCCGTCGATCCCGCCGTAGATTTCCTGCATGTCGGCCGCGAGGGCCGCCACCTCCCCGGTGTCGCTGAGGTCGCAGGTGCGCAGGTCGGCGTCGTAAAGGCGGAACAGTGTGTTCTCCAGCCGCGCGGCATCGCGGCCTACCGCAACCACCTTGGCACCTGCCCCCTCCAGGGCTTCGCAGACGGCGGTGCCGGAGGGGCTCCCGGCGCCGGCCACCAGGACGGTCCGGCCCTTCAGCGGGGCCGCGGCGGTCTCTGCTGCCGTGCCGGGTTCGGTGCTCATTCGGGGGTGCCTCCCGTGCTGTAGCCGGTGATCCCGGCCGTGGACTCGATGACCGGGGCCATCTTCTTGGACAGGGCCTCATAGAACATGGAGAGCGGGAACTCGTCGTCGAGCACCTGGTCGGTAAGTCCGCGCGGCGGTCCGTCCAGCGGGAGCGCCTGCGGGCCCTGTGCCCAGACCGAGGCCGGGTTCGGTGTCAGGGTTCCTGCCACCAGATCGTACGCCGCGAGCCAGTGCGCCGTCTTGGGCCGGTCGATGGAACGCCAGTAAAGTTCCTCGATTTCCGCACCGAGGCGGACGACGACGTCGGCCGTTTCCTCCCAGTCGATGCTCAGCTTTCCGTCGGTCCAGTGGAGTACGTGGTTCTGGTGCATCCAGGCGAAGAGCAGCTGGCCGCCGAGTCCGTCGTAGTTGCGCACCCGGCTGCCGGTGATCGCGAAGCGGAAGATGCGGTCGAAGATCACCGCGTACTGGACCAGCCGGGCGTGCCGGCGGGTTTCCTCGGGGGCGTCCTCGTCGTGCTGGATCTTCACGGCCTCGCGGAAGGCGGTGAGGTCGCAGCGCAGTTCCTCCAGGGAGTAGAGGAAGTAGGGCATGCGCTGTTTGATCATGAACGGATCGAACGGGAGGTCCCCGCGCATGTGGGTGCGGTCGTGGATGAGGTCCCACATGATGAAGGTTTCCTCGGTGAGCTGCTGGTTGTGCAGCAGTTCGGCGGCCTCGGCGGGCAGCTGCAGCGAGGTGATGTCCGCTGCGGCGGCCAGGACCTTGCGGAAACGGGCGGCCTCGCGGTCGGCGAAGATCGCGCCCCAGGTGAAGGCGGGAGTTTCGCGCACGGCCACGGTTTCCGGGAAGAGCACCGCGGAGTTGGTGTCGTAACCGGGGGTGAAGTCCAGGAAACGGATGGGGACGAAGAGCCCGTTGGAGTACTCGCCGGCCTCGAGTTCGGCGACGAATTCAGGCCAGATGACCTCGATCAGCACGGCTTCCACGAGGCGGTTGGTGGAGCCGTTCTGTGTGTACATGGGGAAGACCACCAGGTGGGCAAGCCCGTTCACGCGGTCCCGCTGCGGGGCGAAGGCCATCAGGGAATCGAGGAAATCGGGTTCCTGTTCCAGTCCCCCGGCTACCCAGCGTTCAAAGTCCTCCACCACGAGGTGCAGGTACTCGGCGTCGTGCGGGAAAGCCGGAGCCAGTGCGGTGACGGCAGCGGCAACGGTTCCAATCAATTCGGCGGCCTGCCCGTGGTATTCCGGATCCACCGAGCCGTTCTTGTTCTGGAGCGGCTGAAGAGCAGTGGCCGCCTGTTTCAGTGCGGTCCAGGCTTCGGATTCCTCGGGCCGGACGTCCCCGGTAACGGCGGCGAAAACCGGGCGGGACAGGCAAGGGAAAACTGAGGAGGACATGGTGCTGTGCCTTCCGGGAAGGGCCTTCCCGTGAGACCGGGGGCGGCAGATGGAGTAGTTGCGGCCAGCATACTCACAAATTCCTAACGCTTACCTGAAAGCACCGGAGCAATTAGTAAAGCTTATGCTCAACGGGATGTGGCAGGGGTCACTCCAATGGTCTCGCTTGGGTCGGACGGCGAACGGCTGCCTTCTCGGCGGGGCTCGTTCTCGACGGGCATCGGAGCCGAGGTGGCGCTATCCATACGTTCCTGCGTCCAGTACCCCGTCTCGTCGAGTGGTGCCGTGCGGGCGCTGGACAGCCCGCACGGATCGGGGTCCGTAGGCGTTGCCTCCGAGGCCGCCTCATCCGGCGGGACAGACTGGACCGCCGGTGCAGGTTCTACGGGGGCGGCCGGATCGGTCGGCACGGCGTCCGCGCCGCTCGGACATCCGGTCTGCGGGGCAGGTTGCACCGCAGTCTGGCCCGGCAGCGCGGGGTCCAGGGACGCGGCCGGGTCGGCCGGCACCGCGTCCGCGCCGCCCCCGCACCCCGTCGTGAGCAGTGAGGCAGCCAAGAGTGCACAGCATGCAACTATCCCGTTATGCATCATTCGGGCAGGCTAGCGCACAAAGGAACCGAATGGTGCACCCCCGGGGGGAGGATCTTTTCGCGGATGCCGACGGCAGGTGGGCAGCAGCGCCTAGTAGCCGCGGCTGCTGTTAGGTGATTCGGTGCCGATGACGGTCAGGGACACCTCCGGGTGGTTCTTTTCCACCCGGCGCAGCGCCCAGACGTCGTTGAACACGGCCACATAGGCGCCGTCGGTGCGTACCAGGACCTCGGCCCCGTGCACGTTGGACAGGATTTCCGCGGCGTCGGCAGTGGTGAGCCGGGCCAGCGAGTAGGAGAGCTGCTCGTAGCGCATGGGCGCATTGAAGTCCTGCGTCATGCGGTCCTCGACCACTTCGAACTGCATCGGGCCGACGGCTGCCAGGACCGGTGCCTGATCGCCGCGCCGGTCCGAGCGCAGCACCTGGATGATGCCCTCGTGCTCGAGCTGGTCGATGCCGCGGCGGAACTGCTTGTAGCGGCTGGGGTCCTGGGACCGCGCGACGCGGAAGTGTTCGGGGGAGAAGAACGGAATGGGCGGGTATTCCACCGGTTCCTCGACATAGAGGCTGTCACCCACGCGCAGGGCAGATGCGTTGACCAGCCCGACGACGTCGCCCGGGTACGCCTGGTCGATGACTTCGCGTTCGCGGCCGAACAGGTGCTGGGCGTACTTCGTGGCGAAAGTCTTGCCGGTGTTGGAGTGCGTGACCACCATGCCGCGTTCGAAGATGCCGGAGCAGACGCGGATGAACGCCACGTGGTCGCGGTGGGCCTTGTTCATGCCGGCCTGGACCTTGAACACGAAGCCGGAGAACGGCGCCTCGACGGGGCGGAGCCCGCCGTCCTTGTCCTCGCGGGCGGAGGCCGACGGCGCGAGGTCCACCAGGGCGTCGAGAATCTGCTTCACGCCGAAGTTCAGGGCTGCCGAGGAGAAGAGGATGGGGGTGGCCTTGGCGTCCAGGAACTTGTTGCGGTCGAACTCGCGGCCGTCAATGACCAGCTCGGCTTCGTCCAGCGAATCGGTCCAGACGTCGCCTTCGCGTTCCAGGGCCTGCTCGGGGGTGAAGTGGTCTTCCTTGGCGAGGGAGGCACCGGAGTTCTGCCGTTCGAAGTGGACGTATTCGTCCTTCTGCAGGTCCCAGACACCGCGGAAATCGCCGGCGATGCCCACGGCCCAGGTCAGCGGCATCGGCTCGAGGCCGGTGCGTTCGGTGATTTCGTCCATCAGGGCCAGCGGGTCCAGGCCGGGCCGGTCCCACTTGTTGATGACGGTGATGATCGGCAGGTTCCGGGAGCGGCAGACCTCGAAGAGCTTCATGGTCTGGGTTTCCAGGCCCTTGGCGGCGTCCACCAGCATCACGGCGCAGTCCACGGCTGCAAGGACGCGGTAGGTGTCCTCGGAGAAGTCGGCGTGGCCGGGGGTGTCCAGCAGGTTGATTACGGTGTCGCGGTAGGCAAACTGCAGGGCCGTGGAGCTGATCGAGATGCCGCGGTCCTTTTCCATCTGCATCCAGTCGGAGACCGTTTCGCGGCGGTTTTCCTTGCCGTTGGTGGCACCGGCCGTGCCGATCACCCGGGCGTGCAGGGCCAGCGCTTCGGTGAGCGTGGACTTACCGGCGTCGGGGTGCGAGATCACGGCAAAGGTACGCCGGCGGGCGGATTCCTTGACGATCTCTTTGGTGGCGGTGGCGCTGACGGGGGTGGAAACCTGTTGGGACACTCCGCTGCTTTCAGACTCTGGTGGGTGGGACTGCTTGTCGGGCGGGACTTCTCCCCGGCAGCCGGCTGCTCAGAACACAGCTTTTTCATTCTACCCGTCGCCCGTCGAACGCCCGGACGGGTGTGCCGGTGCCGTCGTCGTCGCCTGCGTCTGCCGGTTCGCCTGTGACTACCGGTTCGCCCGCGACTGCCGGGACGGCCGACCGTGCGTGCCGGGAGAGCAGGGGCGCCGCCGCCAACAGGCAGCCGACGCTCATGGCCATCACCAGCACCTGGTAGGGCAGGAGCCCGATCAGCACCGCGGCAAGCATCGAGGCTGCGACCTGGGGGAGGTTGGTCATTACCTGCGTCACGGCGGCGGTCCGGCCCTGCATGCCGGGCGGTGTCTCTTCCTGCCGCAGCGTGACAAAGGCGATGACCATCCACGAAGCGCCCGTGCCGACCGCGGCAGCGCCGGCCAGCACCAGGGGCAGGAAGGTGAGCGCGGTGGTCAATACGCCGCCGGCGAGCAGGGCGACGCCGAAGACCATGCAGCGGCGGACACCGAAACGCCGGATCACCAGGCTTGCCGTGAGCCCGCCCAGAACAGCCATGACTCCCTGCGCACCCAGCAGCACGCTAAGGAATTCCGGCGGCCTGCCCAGGCCCTGCTCCACCGTGGCGAAGATGGTCACGTTGAGGATTCCGGTGGCACCCATGGCGATACCCAGGGTCAGCAGGGCGCGGCTGAGCAGGCGGTGCCGGGCCATGAAACGGACACCCGCCGTCGTGCTCCGCCAGAACGTCTCACCGGCGTCCCTGGCGGCGACCGTTTCGGTCAGTTTCAGGGTGGCCAGGATCAGCGCGGCCGCAAGGAAGCAGGCGCTGGCAAGCAGCACAACGGTGTGCATTCCCCAGAGGGCGAGCATTCCGGCTCCAGCCAGCGGCGAAACGATGCGCAGTCCCTGGTCGATGCTGCTCAGGATGCCGTTGGCCGGCGCGAGGAGGCGGGTGTCCAGCAGGTCGCGGAGCAGTCCGGATTGGGCGGCTGCGGTGATGTAGGAGGAAATGGCGTAGACGAAGATAACCGCATAAACCAGCCACACGGTGTCGACGCCGCGGACGGCCAGGAGAGCCAGGATCACGACGCCGGCGCCCAGGTTGTTGAAGATGAGCAGCGGTCGGTGCCGGTACCGGTCCGCCAGCCGGCCGGTGAAGGGTGCCAGCAGCGCGGGCAGGCCGAGGGCCGCGAAGACGAGGCCTGCCGCGGCGTCGCTGCCGGTGAGCTGTTTGACCCAGATTGCGGCGGTCAGGAACAGGACCGAGTCGCCGAAGTTGGAGAATACCCAGGCAAACGCGAGTCTTCGGAACCCGGGGACGCGCAGAACGTCGCGATTGGTGCCCACGGCCGGCGGCGTCGTTGTCACTCCTGCCCCGGGTCAACATTGAGGACGGAGAACAGGCGGACGGGGACTGCTCCCTCGGGGCGTTGGCCCGGGTTCTCCCAGCGGCCTTCGAAGCGGCGGGCCAGCTGCCACAGGTCTTGGCGCAGCTGCAGGATTTCCTCGTGGGTGGCGTAGGCACGGGCCTCGTGCACCGTGGACACCTCGAGGTCCTCCGGGGGAAGCCCGGGGGAGCGGCGGAGCCAGGACTGGATCCGTCTCAGCTGGCGGTCCACCTCTATGGCGGCCACGGCGGAAACCGCGTGCACGGAGCCGGGCGCCTCCGGATCGATGACGTGCGACCGGTGGAGCGCGACCGTCTTCCACGGCTTTTCCCGTCCCGGCTGCTGGACCTGTTCGATGTAACCGTGCCTGGCCAGGATGCGCAGGTGGTAGGAACAGCTGGCTACGGATTCGCCGAGGGCTGCGGCGCACTCGGTCGCGGTGGCCGTTCCGGCGTCGTCCAGGTGCCCGAGTAGTTCCAGCCGGACCGGATGGGCCAGGGCACGGATCTGCACCGGATCCGCGAACACCTGCTCGCCGGATGCTCCCGGGGTTGCCGCGCGCCGTTTCGGGCCGGGTGCTGGGTCCGGGGTCTGGGTCATGGCTTGAGGCTAGATGCTAAAGAAGTCTTTAGCAAGGGTTCTTTAGGTGGGGGTTTCCGGCCAGGGATGGGGGCGGGAACCGCCGCCGGAGCGGGGTCGCGGGGATTGGGTGCGGGGACCGCCGCCGGAGCGGGGTCGCGGGGATTAGGTGGGGTCGGTGCGCTTCGCGGGGTCGCGGGGATTGGGTGGCCCGTGCTGGCGTCCGGCGGCCAGCGTCGACGAAATCCCTGCGGTTTGTCGTAATCCCTGCGGAATGTCGCAATCCCTGCTCCGCGCGGCGCAGGGATCCGGACAAACCGTGGGGATCCGGACAAAGTGCAGGGACCCGGACTGGGATGCAGTGGACAAACCGCGGGGATCCGGACAAAGTGCAGGGACCCGGACTGGGATGCAGTGCACAAACCGCGGGGATCCGGACAAAGTGCAGGGACCCGGGTGGGATCCGGACAAACTGCGGGGATGCGGACAAAGTGCAGGGACCCGGACTGGGATGCAGTGCACAACCCCAGAGGGGATTCCGGCCCGGAGGACACAGCCCAGCTCGCGGCACGGCCGGGCACATACCGCCGGTCTGGTTACCCGCGCGTCGGAATCACCTATTGTGGTGCACGGCACATGGCTTCTGTATTCAGTGCCGAACCCGGGTCCCGAGGACTTGGCAACAAACCTGCCTTACAACGACGAAAGGCCCTCGACTATG
Encoded proteins:
- a CDS encoding winged helix-turn-helix domain-containing protein, coding for MTQTPDPAPGPKRRAATPGASGEQVFADPVQIRALAHPVRLELLGHLDDAGTATATECAAALGESVASCSYHLRILARHGYIEQVQQPGREKPWKTVALHRSHVIDPEAPGSVHAVSAVAAIEVDRQLRRIQSWLRRSPGLPPEDLEVSTVHEARAYATHEEILQLRQDLWQLARRFEGRWENPGQRPEGAVPVRLFSVLNVDPGQE
- a CDS encoding peptide chain release factor 3, producing the protein MSQQVSTPVSATATKEIVKESARRRTFAVISHPDAGKSTLTEALALHARVIGTAGATNGKENRRETVSDWMQMEKDRGISISSTALQFAYRDTVINLLDTPGHADFSEDTYRVLAAVDCAVMLVDAAKGLETQTMKLFEVCRSRNLPIITVINKWDRPGLDPLALMDEITERTGLEPMPLTWAVGIAGDFRGVWDLQKDEYVHFERQNSGASLAKEDHFTPEQALEREGDVWTDSLDEAELVIDGREFDRNKFLDAKATPILFSSAALNFGVKQILDALVDLAPSASAREDKDGGLRPVEAPFSGFVFKVQAGMNKAHRDHVAFIRVCSGIFERGMVVTHSNTGKTFATKYAQHLFGREREVIDQAYPGDVVGLVNASALRVGDSLYVEEPVEYPPIPFFSPEHFRVARSQDPSRYKQFRRGIDQLEHEGIIQVLRSDRRGDQAPVLAAVGPMQFEVVEDRMTQDFNAPMRYEQLSYSLARLTTADAAEILSNVHGAEVLVRTDGAYVAVFNDVWALRRVEKNHPEVSLTVIGTESPNSSRGY
- a CDS encoding MFS transporter; this translates as MGTNRDVLRVPGFRRLAFAWVFSNFGDSVLFLTAAIWVKQLTGSDAAAGLVFAALGLPALLAPFTGRLADRYRHRPLLIFNNLGAGVVILALLAVRGVDTVWLVYAVIFVYAISSYITAAAQSGLLRDLLDTRLLAPANGILSSIDQGLRIVSPLAGAGMLALWGMHTVVLLASACFLAAALILATLKLTETVAARDAGETFWRSTTAGVRFMARHRLLSRALLTLGIAMGATGILNVTIFATVEQGLGRPPEFLSVLLGAQGVMAVLGGLTASLVIRRFGVRRCMVFGVALLAGGVLTTALTFLPLVLAGAAAVGTGASWMVIAFVTLRQEETPPGMQGRTAAVTQVMTNLPQVAASMLAAVLIGLLPYQVLVMAMSVGCLLAAAPLLSRHARSAVPAVAGEPVVTGEPADAGDDDGTGTPVRAFDGRRVE